The Solea senegalensis isolate Sse05_10M linkage group LG18, IFAPA_SoseM_1, whole genome shotgun sequence DNA segment ACTAGCATTACAGCTGCCATAAAGGTGATGGCCACGAAGCAACCAATAATGATCTTAGTTGTTTTCATGACATCATCCAGGCCCGGAATGTTAGTTACATCTATTATGGACACAGTCACTGCATTTTCAGTACCTCTGTTGGCTCGTGGAGACAGCGAGGACagggaagaaagagaaggagataTAGTGACGCCAGATCTCCCCTCTAAAACCCCTCTTTGAACAGTTGGATTAGGGAAATCTATGACAGTCTCATTAATGTACTGTCTTGCCGGCTCTTCATCCTCTCCCCTCACCGTCTCGACTGTTTCCACAGTGACAGTTGTGAAGTAGCTGTAGCTGTTGCTGGGATCTGATGCAGACACGTTAAGCACAGCAGTTGCAGTGGTGTTTCCAGCCGAATTGGTTACCATGCAAGTGTACTGCCCGGTGTCTTGCACAGTCACGTTGGTGAAGTTCAGCGTGCCGTCGTGAAGCACCGAGATCCTAACTCTGTACGATCCGTGGGTCATCAGGGTGCCGTTTGGAGTGAACCAGTTCACCGAGGTCATCGAGGTCCCGGTGCGACATTTCAGCTCAGCAGCCATGCCTTCGGTAACATTAAGATCAGTGGGTGGCTCAACAATCACTGGGGCAAAGCAGACAAAGTGGCTCTGGTCGAGTTCCCCAATGTACTTGCCCTTTAGACCTGGAGGTGCGTGGCAGCGAGCGCAACACGTGGTGTTGCTGGGAACCGTTTCTTTTAACCACCAGCTGAGccacagtacatcacagttaCACACCCAGGGGTTGTGGTTGAGATGGACCCTCTCCAGCTGATGCAAAGGGGTGAAAAGATCATGGGGGAGTGAATGCAGAGAATTGTGGGAGAGGTTGAGCTCCTCCAGGTTTTTGAGATCATCAAAAGCATTGCGTTCAATGACTGACACTCTGGAGTGCATTAACCACAGCTTGCGTAGTGACACCAGGCCCTGGAAGGATCCAGGCCGAACTATACCAAGCTGGTTTCCTGACAGCTCCAATTCCTCTAGTCGCACTAACGGGGTGAGATTAGGGATGTCCTTCAAACCGCACATGCCAAGATTCAAGAAGCGTAAATTTACCAGACCTTCAAAGGCAGCCTCTGAGATGAAATCCAACTTCCTGAGTTCTCCTAGATCCAGGCGGCGTAAAGAAGGAACGCGGTGAAACGCAAACGCCGGCAGCGTCTCGATGGGGTTGTTTCTTAGCCACAGTTCCCTTAGCTTGCTGAGATACTCGAAGGCTTGCGATGGTACCACTGTGAGGCGGTTGTCAAAAAGCTCGAGTGTGTTGAGGTTGGGAAGGCCATTAAAAGCTCCCACCTCAATCTGTCGGATGTGGTTCTTGGAGAGCTGCAGGATTTCCAAATGCCGCAGGTGCTTGAATGTGTCCGATTTGATCACCtggtgtgagaaacaaagaggtGAAGGCAAGTTGTAGCAACATCAGAATTACTGCTGTGACGTTGTGATGAAGCCAAATTTACCTGAATGGTGTTTTCCTGTAGATTGAGGTATCGTGTGTTCTCTGAAATACTCTCTGGGACTTGGTCTAAGCTCTTCCTTGTACAGATGACGCGGCTCGCCTGATTGGAGCACGTACAGGGGGTTGGGCAGGGGGGTGCCGCCTCTGTGAGCTGAGGTCCATGGTTGTGAAACCACAACAAAAGCTGGACCAACCAGAGGAGGGGGGAAGGGTTACAGGGGCTGGTCACCATGACAACACGCATGGCAACTGAGTCATGACCCACCCCTATTGCTATAAAATTGATAAGTCACCTCCAAATGAAGGAATTTAAGTGCTTATGTTGACGttcatatttgactttttttttttccacaaattcaaatagtcacaaaaaaaatagtGATATAATATAGAGACTATTAAAGATTGATAGATTCTTATTTCACTTTGCTCTTGCCAATCACATCGTTCCTTTCAACATCATTTCGGGGAAGCCTTATTTTTGTATTCCCCTGACAATCATTAGAGTATAAATCAAACGGTGGGTGGGGGTCGAGCGTTGATTGAGTGGTCTCTGCAGAGGATGGTGCGTCTCACTGTAGGGAGAAGACAGAAGAGCAGACATAGCAAAGTCAGAAAGGTGTACAGTGGCCTACCACATATAAGACATTAAAGTATTCCCTCAACTGAATGTGCAGTTCATATCTTAATATCATGTCCTGTCACCAGAGCACATGACAAATTAGGTCAGCTGCCATTTTCTTCATAGGTTGATCTTAACATTTGGGTCATTTGTGTCTGAAATGGCTGCAAAATTCTAAAAACACAAGCTGGGTCACAAGTGCTGCTGTATACTGAGTCTCGTCATCTCCATAATGACACTGG contains these protein-coding regions:
- the lrrc4bb gene encoding leucine-rich repeat-containing protein 4B, which translates into the protein MRVVMVTSPCNPSPLLWLVQLLLWFHNHGPQLTEAAPPCPTPCTCSNQASRVICTRKSLDQVPESISENTRYLNLQENTIQVIKSDTFKHLRHLEILQLSKNHIRQIEVGAFNGLPNLNTLELFDNRLTVVPSQAFEYLSKLRELWLRNNPIETLPAFAFHRVPSLRRLDLGELRKLDFISEAAFEGLVNLRFLNLGMCGLKDIPNLTPLVRLEELELSGNQLGIVRPGSFQGLVSLRKLWLMHSRVSVIERNAFDDLKNLEELNLSHNSLHSLPHDLFTPLHQLERVHLNHNPWVCNCDVLWLSWWLKETVPSNTTCCARCHAPPGLKGKYIGELDQSHFVCFAPVIVEPPTDLNVTEGMAAELKCRTGTSMTSVNWFTPNGTLMTHGSYRVRISVLHDGTLNFTNVTVQDTGQYTCMVTNSAGNTTATAVLNVSASDPSNSYSYFTTVTVETVETVRGEDEEPARQYINETVIDFPNPTVQRGVLEGRSGVTISPSLSSLSSLSPRANRGTENAVTVSIIDVTNIPGLDDVMKTTKIIIGCFVAITFMAAVMLVVFYKLRKQHQLHKHHGPARAIEIVNVEDEIGAGAGSGISGGSTMNSGTGGEGTLRRHHPEIVNLPNIGRTDTLNHYYKTHHFNNNVMGLSIGSDVMGPGSMLSSKNQQGQDIPISCTPVPISTSNLLTTSGNGINTNPNSMSPPLPMSLPIPTMGLHGSIKGFMGQNQNPQMEPLLFKGSSKENVQETQI